From Toxorhynchites rutilus septentrionalis strain SRP chromosome 2, ASM2978413v1, whole genome shotgun sequence, a single genomic window includes:
- the LOC129767863 gene encoding CD151 antigen — protein MKLSKIFNHKFVLGSCNLIFMLCGITLLATGFYMFTDAPRILLSRLLISTTEHHKTLLSELEQPLFYYVALGLTMAGLVAITASLLGCWATCMNTYCVLTFYFLIIMTLLIAEFGVCLMITAWPQCLGLNLDETAMVKALQGSYGVPGHEQFTAAMDLAQTIFECCAINTAINYDTALWKLQSLGKKELTVPLTCCKLQNRYEYGAYLDPIPRNLTLCQALQPHDYEGHRHLDGCLHRIDIWYREQYFMFLCAGLMVAVIEFCVLLSIILSCTKLPRKSAIVDTRDRLQPGVALVSHPSGRLSVRDNIYERELPTPVPVPSIRDTYIQPKEYTKSRHEIPFNTGSHYYQISKSYLV, from the exons ATGAAGCTTAGCAAAATATTCAACCATAAATTCGTGCTGGGCAGCTGTAATCTGATTTTCATG CTATGCGGTATTACACTCCTTGCCACCGGATTTTACATGTTCACAGATGCACCTCGGATATTGTTGTCCCGGTTGCTGATATCGACCACCGAACACCACAAAACGCTGCTGTCGGAGTTGGAGCAGCCGCTATTCTACTATGTCGCGTTGGGATTGACCATGGCCGGTCTGGTGGCGATCACCGCTTCCCTGCTCGGATGCTGGGCCACCTGCATGAATACATACTGTGTGCTGACGTTT TACTTCCTCATAATCATGACCCTGTTGATAGCGGAGTTTGGCGTCTGTCTGATGATCACCGCTTGGCCCCAGTGCCTCGGATTAAATCTGGACGAAACAGCCATGGTGAAGGCACTCCAGGGTAGTTATGGGGTGCCTGGTCACGAACAGTTTACCGCCGCTATGGATCTCGCCCAGACGATCTTCGAATGTTGCGCCATCAATACTGCCATTAACTACGATACAGCCCTGTGGAAGCTGCAGAGTTTGGGCAAAAAGGAGCTCACCGTGCCGCTGACGTGTTGCAAACTGCAAAACCGCTACGAATACGGTGCCTATTTGGACCCAATCCCAAGGAATCTGACACTTTGTCAAGCGCTTCAACCCCATGATTACGAGGGGCATCGTCATTTGGAC GGCTGCCTGCATCGGATCGACATCTGGTACCGGGAGCAGTACTTTATGTTCCTCTGCGCGGGGCTCATGGTTGCTGTGATTGAATTTTGCGTTCTGCTTAGCATTATTCTGAGCTGTACCAAACTGCCGCGTAAATCGGCCATTGTGGACACGAGAGACCGGCTGCAACCGGGAGTAGCACTTGTCTCACATCCCAGTGGGCGCCTTAGCGTCCGGGACAACATCTATGAGAGGGAGCTGCCGACACCTGTGCCGGTGCCGAGTATTCGTGATACATACATTCAACCCAAAGAGTACACCAAATCGAGGCACGAGATTCCGTTCAACACCGGTTCACATTACTATCAGATTTCGAAGAGTTACCTCGTGTAG
- the LOC129768060 gene encoding elongator complex protein 4 yields MSSFVKRRGTASIKGTRASLHGGQPLLSSGNPSLDHIFGGGFPIGSIIAIEEDKYANYSRVLTKYFLSEGLVNGHSIFVSSWEEDPAQLMKKLPTPVEDAEAQKKPKDDTPEEMRIAFRYNNLSVVDLEQKTSAPIGHFFDLSKQVDESELAKHDISYWHGSEGSSEAFRLGFANPNYESLLNAIHSKSREAKYNPACTEVKEKTLLRICINSLGSPLWYDQGFSRDVIKFLSVLKSIVRNSLACCLVTIPTHLFRHLGDNRLYDRLIDQVDFCIALESFAGSDKETNPAFKEYHGLLDLVKISALNSLAAYVPETRDLAFKLRRRKFVIEKLHLPPELGDDQDECGGAKLVQTMSCSGGGVESKLDF; encoded by the exons ATGTCCAGCTTCGTGAAGCGCCGAGGCACGGCCTCGATAAAAGGAACAAGGGCTTCACTGCATGGCGGACAACCGCTGCTTTCCTCTGGGAATCCGTCTCTGGACCATATTTTTGGAGGCGGTTTCCCAATTGGATCAATTATTGCTATCG AGGAAGATAAATACGCAAACTATTCACGAGTGTTAACTAAATATTTCCTATCCGAAGGGCTCGTTAATGGGCACTCAATTTTCGTTTCAAGCTGGGAAGAAGATCCGGCTCAATTA ATGAAGAAACTTCCAACTCCTGTTGAGGATGCCGAAGCGCAGAAAAAGCCAAAAGATGATACACCCGAAGAAATGCGGATAGCGTTCCGCTATAACAATCTTTCCGTTGTCGATTTGGAACAGAAAACGAGTGCTCCAATTGGTCACTTTTTCGACCTTTCCAAACAGGTAGACGAATCTGAGTTAGCTAAACACGATATTTCCTACTGGCACGGTTCGGAAGGCTCATCGGAAGCGTTTCGGCTGGGATTCGCCAATCCAAACTACGAATCACTCTTAAACGCAATACACAGTAAGTCTCGCGAGGCCAAATACAATCCCGCCTGCACTGAGGTGAAGGAGAAAACGTTGCTACGAATTTGTATCAATTCACTTGGATCACCGCTTTGGTACGATCAGGGCTTTTCTCGGGACGTCATCAAGTTTCTCTCAGTGCTGAAATCGATCGTGCGAAATTCTCTCGCCTGCTGTCTGGTGACCATTCCGACCCATCTATTCCGCCATCTGGGCGACAATCGATTGTACGATCGGCTCATCGATCAGGTTGATTTCTGCATCGCACTGGAATCGTTCGCCGGATCGGACAAGGAAACAAACCCCGCCTTCAAAGAGTACCACGGACTGCTGGATCTGGTGAAGATTTCCGCACTGAACTCACTTGCGGCCTACGTGCCGGAGACGCGCGATCTGGCCTTCAAGCTGAGGCGGCGTAAATTCGTCATCGAAAAGCTGCATTTGCCACCGGAGCTGGGTGACGATCAGGATGAGTGCGGCGGGGCGAAGTTGGTTCAGACGATGAGTTGTTCCGGGGGAGGGGTGGAAAGTAAGTTGGATTTTTGA